The following coding sequences lie in one Primulina huaijiensis isolate GDHJ02 chromosome 2, ASM1229523v2, whole genome shotgun sequence genomic window:
- the LOC140971624 gene encoding photosystem II 22 kDa protein 2, chloroplastic-like, whose protein sequence is MAAQTTMLLSTGNRVTGHEFNVQTLKPKPLSRFLFPSIQTVDCHPSSSSTATRYVIESKAKASPAVKKAPVVKKKSTVEDGIFGTSGGIGFTKQNELFVGRVAMIGFAASLLGEAITGKGILAQLNLETGIPIYEAEPLLLFFILFNLLGAIGALGDRGRFVDEATGLEKAVVPPGKDFRSALGLGRGGPLFGFTKANELFVGRLAQLGIAFSIIGEIITGKGALAQLNIETGVPINEIEPLLLFNIVFFFIAAINPGSGKFVTDEED, encoded by the exons ATGGCAGCTCAGACAACAATGCTGCTCAGTACTGGAAACCGTGTTACCGGCCACGAATTCAATGTTCAAACACTGAAACCGAAACCTTTGTCTCGGTTCTTGTTTCCGTCGATCCAAACAGTTGATTGTCATCCTTCATCTTCGTCGACTGCCACTCGATATGTTATCGAGTCTAAGGCTAAAGCTTCCCCAGCTGTGAAGAAG gCGCCTGTTGTGAAGAAGAAGTCCACGGTGGAAGATGGGATCTTTGGTACGTCTGGCGGAATTGGTTTCACGAAACAAAATGAGCTCTTTGTTGGTCGTGTTGCTATGATCGGTTTTGCG GCTTCACTATTGGGAGAAGCCATAACAGGGAAAGGAATTTTGGCACAATTGAATTTGGAAACTGGTATTCCAATTTACGAAGCAGAGCCTCTTCTTCTATTCTTCATCCTTTTCAACTTGCTTGGAGCCATTGGAGCCTTGGGAGATCGGGGACGATTTGTCGACGAGGCCACCGGACTCGAGAAGGCAGTCGTCCCCCCTGGAAAAGATTTCAGGTCTGCTTTGGGGCTAGGACGAGGAG GTCCTTTATTTGGATTCACAAAAGCAAACGAGCTGTTTGTGGGGAGATTGGCTCAATTGGGGATTGCTTTCTCTATAATTGGAGAAATAATAACTGGGAAAGGAGCTTTGGCGCAGTTGAATATAGAGACAGGGGTGCCCATTAACGAGATCGAACCCCTGCTGCTGTTCAACATAGTTTTCTTTTTCATCGCAGCCATCAATCCCGGGTCCGGAAAATTCGTCACCGATGAAGAAGACTAA